Proteins from a genomic interval of Poecile atricapillus isolate bPoeAtr1 chromosome 1, bPoeAtr1.hap1, whole genome shotgun sequence:
- the USP5 gene encoding ubiquitin carboxyl-terminal hydrolase 5 isoform X1: MAELSEALLSVLPSIRVPKAGDRVHKDECAFSFDTPESDGGLYICMNTFLGFGKQYVEKHYQKTGQRVYLHLKRTRKPKEEDANSSAGDPPRKKPTRLAIGVEGGFDITEEKFEYDEDVKIVILPDHLDIPRDGLEGLPDMVKDRIASAIEAILTADSASRKQEVQAWDGEVRRVSKHAFSLHQLQNDVRIPPCGWKCSKCDMKENLWLNMTDGAILCGRRYFDGSGGNNHAVEHYRETGYPLAVKLGTITPDGADVYSYDEDDMVLDPNLAEHLAHFGIDMLKMQKTDKTMTELEIDMNQRIGEWELIQESGVQLKPLYGPGYTGIRNLGNSCYLNSVMQVLFSIPDFQRKYVDKLEKIFQSAPSDPTQDFSTQVAKLGHGLLSGEYSRPASADGEQQPDQKGMQNGIAPRMFKSLIGKGHPEFSTNRQQDAQEFFLHFINMVERNCRSSENPNEVFRFLVEEKLKCLATEKVKYTQRVDYIMQLPVPMDAALNKDELLEYEEKKRQAEEEKQPLPELVRAKVPFSSCLEAYGAPEQVDDFWSTALQAKSVALKTTRFASFPDYLVIQIKKFTFGLDWVPKKLDVSIEMPEELDISALQGTGLQEGEEEMPDIAPPLVTPDEPKGSLGFYGNEDDDSFCSPHFSSPTSPMLDESVIIQLVEMGFPMDACRKAVYYTGNSGVEAAMNWVMSHMDDPDFANPLVLPGSSGPGSTIACPDPPSEDSVATIVSMGFSRDQAMKALRATNNSLERAVDWIFSHIDDLDAEAAMDISEGRSAAESISESVPVGPKVRDGPGKYQLFAFISHMGTSTMCGHYVCHIKKDGRWVIYNDQKVCASEKPPKDLGYIYFYQRIPS; encoded by the exons ATGGCGGAGCTGAGCGAGGCGCTGCTGTCGGTGTTGCCGTCCATCCGGGTGCCCAAGGCCGGCGACCGCGTCCACAAGGACGAGTGCGCCTTCTCCTTCGACACGCCG gaGTCAGATGGCGGCTTGTATATCTGCATGAACACGTTCCTGGGCTTTGGGAAGCAGTATGTGGAAAAGCACTATCAGAAAACAGGCCAGCGGGTCTACCTGCACCTCAAAAGAACACGTAAACcg AAGGAAGAAGATGCCAactccagtgctggggaccccccaaGGAAGAAACCAACTCGCTTGGCTATTG GTGTAGAAGGTGGATTTGACATCACAgaagaaaagtttgaatatgatGAAGAtgtaaaaattgtaattttgcCAGACCATTTGGATATTCCACGTGATGGGCTGGAGGGACTACCAGACATGGTCAAAGACAGG ATTGCCAGTGCGATTGAGGCCATCCTGACAGCAGATTCAGCCTCACGGAAGCAGGAGGTGCAGGCTTGGGATGGGGAGGTTCGACGCGTTTCCAAACACGCTTTTTCCCTGCACCAGCTTCAGAATGATGTCCGCATCCCACCGTG TGGCTGGAAGTGCAGCAAGTGTGACATGAAGGAGAACCTGTGGCTGAACATGACGGACGGAGCCATCCTCTGTGGTCGGCGCTACTTCGATGGCAGCGGTGGCAACAACCACGCAGTCGAGCACTACCGGGAAACCGGCTACCCACTGGCTGTGAAACTGGGAACAATTACTCCTGATGGGGCTG ATGTCTACTCCTACGATGAGGATGACATGGTGTTGGATCCCAACCTGGCAGAACACCTGGCACACTTTGGGATTGACATGCTCAAGATGCAAAAG ACAGACAAGACAATGACAGAACTGGAAATAGACATGAACCAGCGCATTGGGGAGTGGGAGCTCATCCAGGAGTCTGGTGTTCAACTCAAGCCCCTCTATGGGCCTGGGTACACTGGTATCCGTAACCTGGGCAACAGTTGCTACCTCAATTCTGTGATGCAGGTGCTGTTCAGTATCCCAGATTTCCAGAGAAA GTATGTGGACAAACTGGAGAAGATATTCCAAAGTGCACCTTCGGACCCCACACAGGATTTCAGCACACAAGT AGCCAAACTGGGTCATGGATTGCTTTCTGGGGAGTATTCAAGGCCAGCTTCTGCAgatggggagcagcagcctgatCAGAAG GGTATGCAAAATGGCATTGCTCCACGCATGTTTAAGTCCCTCATCGGAAAGGGGCACCCAGAATTTTCCACTAACCGACAGCAGGATGCACAGGAATTCTTTCTGCACTTCATCAACATGGTGGAG AGGAACTGCCGCAGTTCGGAGAACCCTAATGAGGTCTTCCGTTTTCTGGTGGAGGAGAAGCTGAAGTGCCTGGCCACAGAAAAGGTGAAATATACCCAGCGTGTGGACTATATTAtgcagctgcctgtgcccaTGGATGCTGCACTCAACAAAG ATGAGCTGCTGGAATATGAGGAGAAGAAGaggcaggcagaggaggagaagcagccaCTTCCTGAGCTGGTGCGAGCCAAGGTGCCTTTCAGCTCCTGCCTAGAGGCCTACGGTGctccagagcaggtggatgatTTCTGGAGCACAGCCTTGCAGGCCAAGTCTGTGGCTCTCAA AACAACACGGTTCGCTTCTTTCCCAGATTATCTGGTCATCCAGATCAAGAAGTTCACTTTCGGTCTGGACTGGGTGCCCAAAAAGCTCG ATGTTTCCATTGAAATGCCAGAGGAGCTGGATATCTCTGCACTGCAGGGAAcagggctgcaggaaggagaagaagaaatgcCAGACATCGCTCCCCCACTGGTGACACCAGATGAGCCCAAAGGTAGCCTGGGGTTCTATGGCAACGAGGACGACGACTCCTTCTGCTCCCCTCACTTCTCCTCTCCGACAT CCCCCATGCTGGATGAGTCGGTGATTATCCAGCTAGTGGAAATGGGCTTTCCCATGGATGCCTGCCGCAAAGCCGTGTATTACACAGGGAATAGTGGGGTTGAGGCGGCCATGAACTGGGTCATGTCACATATGGACGATCCAG ACTTTGCTAACCCACTAGTTCTCCCTGGATCCAGTGGGCCAGGGTCAACTATTGCCTGCCCAGACCCTCCTTCAGAAGACAGTGTGGCCACCATTGTCTCCATGGGCTTCTCCCGGGACCAGGCAATGAAAGCACTTAGAGCCACG aACAACAGTCTGGAGCGTGCTGTGGATTGGATCTTCAGTCACATTGATGACCTCGATGCAGAAGCTGCTATGGATATCTCAGAGGGGCGCTCGGCAGCCGAGTCCATCTCTGAATCCGTCCCTGTGGGTCCCAAAGTGCGCGATGGGCCTGGAA AATATCAGCTGTTTGCCTTCATCAGCCACATGGGCACTTCAACTATGTGTGGACATTATGTTTGTCACATCAAGAAAGATGGCAG GTGGGTGATCTACAACGACCAGAAAGTCTGTGCTTCTGAGAAGCCCCCCAAGGACCTGGGCTACATCTACTTCTATCAGCGGATTCCCAGCTAG
- the USP5 gene encoding ubiquitin carboxyl-terminal hydrolase 5 isoform X2, with product MAELSEALLSVLPSIRVPKAGDRVHKDECAFSFDTPESDGGLYICMNTFLGFGKQYVEKHYQKTGQRVYLHLKRTRKPKEEDANSSAGDPPRKKPTRLAIGVEGGFDITEEKFEYDEDVKIVILPDHLDIPRDGLEGLPDMVKDRIASAIEAILTADSASRKQEVQAWDGEVRRVSKHAFSLHQLQNDVRIPPCGWKCSKCDMKENLWLNMTDGAILCGRRYFDGSGGNNHAVEHYRETGYPLAVKLGTITPDGADVYSYDEDDMVLDPNLAEHLAHFGIDMLKMQKTDKTMTELEIDMNQRIGEWELIQESGVQLKPLYGPGYTGIRNLGNSCYLNSVMQVLFSIPDFQRKYVDKLEKIFQSAPSDPTQDFSTQVAKLGHGLLSGEYSRPASADGEQQPDQKGMQNGIAPRMFKSLIGKGHPEFSTNRQQDAQEFFLHFINMVERNCRSSENPNEVFRFLVEEKLKCLATEKVKYTQRVDYIMQLPVPMDAALNKDELLEYEEKKRQAEEEKQPLPELVRAKVPFSSCLEAYGAPEQVDDFWSTALQAKSVALKTTRFASFPDYLVIQIKKFTFGLDWVPKKLDVSIEMPEELDISALQGTGLQEGEEEMPDIAPPLVTPDEPKAPMLDESVIIQLVEMGFPMDACRKAVYYTGNSGVEAAMNWVMSHMDDPDFANPLVLPGSSGPGSTIACPDPPSEDSVATIVSMGFSRDQAMKALRATNNSLERAVDWIFSHIDDLDAEAAMDISEGRSAAESISESVPVGPKVRDGPGKYQLFAFISHMGTSTMCGHYVCHIKKDGRWVIYNDQKVCASEKPPKDLGYIYFYQRIPS from the exons ATGGCGGAGCTGAGCGAGGCGCTGCTGTCGGTGTTGCCGTCCATCCGGGTGCCCAAGGCCGGCGACCGCGTCCACAAGGACGAGTGCGCCTTCTCCTTCGACACGCCG gaGTCAGATGGCGGCTTGTATATCTGCATGAACACGTTCCTGGGCTTTGGGAAGCAGTATGTGGAAAAGCACTATCAGAAAACAGGCCAGCGGGTCTACCTGCACCTCAAAAGAACACGTAAACcg AAGGAAGAAGATGCCAactccagtgctggggaccccccaaGGAAGAAACCAACTCGCTTGGCTATTG GTGTAGAAGGTGGATTTGACATCACAgaagaaaagtttgaatatgatGAAGAtgtaaaaattgtaattttgcCAGACCATTTGGATATTCCACGTGATGGGCTGGAGGGACTACCAGACATGGTCAAAGACAGG ATTGCCAGTGCGATTGAGGCCATCCTGACAGCAGATTCAGCCTCACGGAAGCAGGAGGTGCAGGCTTGGGATGGGGAGGTTCGACGCGTTTCCAAACACGCTTTTTCCCTGCACCAGCTTCAGAATGATGTCCGCATCCCACCGTG TGGCTGGAAGTGCAGCAAGTGTGACATGAAGGAGAACCTGTGGCTGAACATGACGGACGGAGCCATCCTCTGTGGTCGGCGCTACTTCGATGGCAGCGGTGGCAACAACCACGCAGTCGAGCACTACCGGGAAACCGGCTACCCACTGGCTGTGAAACTGGGAACAATTACTCCTGATGGGGCTG ATGTCTACTCCTACGATGAGGATGACATGGTGTTGGATCCCAACCTGGCAGAACACCTGGCACACTTTGGGATTGACATGCTCAAGATGCAAAAG ACAGACAAGACAATGACAGAACTGGAAATAGACATGAACCAGCGCATTGGGGAGTGGGAGCTCATCCAGGAGTCTGGTGTTCAACTCAAGCCCCTCTATGGGCCTGGGTACACTGGTATCCGTAACCTGGGCAACAGTTGCTACCTCAATTCTGTGATGCAGGTGCTGTTCAGTATCCCAGATTTCCAGAGAAA GTATGTGGACAAACTGGAGAAGATATTCCAAAGTGCACCTTCGGACCCCACACAGGATTTCAGCACACAAGT AGCCAAACTGGGTCATGGATTGCTTTCTGGGGAGTATTCAAGGCCAGCTTCTGCAgatggggagcagcagcctgatCAGAAG GGTATGCAAAATGGCATTGCTCCACGCATGTTTAAGTCCCTCATCGGAAAGGGGCACCCAGAATTTTCCACTAACCGACAGCAGGATGCACAGGAATTCTTTCTGCACTTCATCAACATGGTGGAG AGGAACTGCCGCAGTTCGGAGAACCCTAATGAGGTCTTCCGTTTTCTGGTGGAGGAGAAGCTGAAGTGCCTGGCCACAGAAAAGGTGAAATATACCCAGCGTGTGGACTATATTAtgcagctgcctgtgcccaTGGATGCTGCACTCAACAAAG ATGAGCTGCTGGAATATGAGGAGAAGAAGaggcaggcagaggaggagaagcagccaCTTCCTGAGCTGGTGCGAGCCAAGGTGCCTTTCAGCTCCTGCCTAGAGGCCTACGGTGctccagagcaggtggatgatTTCTGGAGCACAGCCTTGCAGGCCAAGTCTGTGGCTCTCAA AACAACACGGTTCGCTTCTTTCCCAGATTATCTGGTCATCCAGATCAAGAAGTTCACTTTCGGTCTGGACTGGGTGCCCAAAAAGCTCG ATGTTTCCATTGAAATGCCAGAGGAGCTGGATATCTCTGCACTGCAGGGAAcagggctgcaggaaggagaagaagaaatgcCAGACATCGCTCCCCCACTGGTGACACCAGATGAGCCCAAAG CCCCCATGCTGGATGAGTCGGTGATTATCCAGCTAGTGGAAATGGGCTTTCCCATGGATGCCTGCCGCAAAGCCGTGTATTACACAGGGAATAGTGGGGTTGAGGCGGCCATGAACTGGGTCATGTCACATATGGACGATCCAG ACTTTGCTAACCCACTAGTTCTCCCTGGATCCAGTGGGCCAGGGTCAACTATTGCCTGCCCAGACCCTCCTTCAGAAGACAGTGTGGCCACCATTGTCTCCATGGGCTTCTCCCGGGACCAGGCAATGAAAGCACTTAGAGCCACG aACAACAGTCTGGAGCGTGCTGTGGATTGGATCTTCAGTCACATTGATGACCTCGATGCAGAAGCTGCTATGGATATCTCAGAGGGGCGCTCGGCAGCCGAGTCCATCTCTGAATCCGTCCCTGTGGGTCCCAAAGTGCGCGATGGGCCTGGAA AATATCAGCTGTTTGCCTTCATCAGCCACATGGGCACTTCAACTATGTGTGGACATTATGTTTGTCACATCAAGAAAGATGGCAG GTGGGTGATCTACAACGACCAGAAAGTCTGTGCTTCTGAGAAGCCCCCCAAGGACCTGGGCTACATCTACTTCTATCAGCGGATTCCCAGCTAG
- the GNB3 gene encoding guanine nucleotide-binding protein G(I)/G(S)/G(T) subunit beta-3 has translation MGEMEQMKQEAEQLKKQIADARKACADTTLAQIVSGMEVVGRIQMRTRRTLRGHLAKIYALHWSTDSKLMVSASQDGKLIVWDTYTTNKVHAIPLRSSWVMTCAYAPSGNFVACGGLDNMCSIYSLKSREGNVKVSRELSAHTGYLSCCRFLDDNNIVTSSGDTTCALWDIETGQQKTVFIGHTGDCMSLAVSPDFKLFVSGACDATAKLWDVREGSCRQTFSGHESDINAISFFPNGEAICTGSDDATCRLFDLRADQELIMYSHETIICGITSIALSRSGRLLFAGYDDFNCNIWDSLKAERVGILSGHDNRVSCLGVTADGMAVATGSWDSFLKIWN, from the exons ATGGGGGAAATGGAACAGATGAAGCAGGAGGCTGAGCAGCTGAAGAAGCAGATTGCG gatgcCCGGAAAGCCTGTGCAGACACAACGCTTGCTCAG ATCGTGTCTGGAATGGAGGTTGTTGGACGCATCCAGATGCGGACCCGAAGGACCCTGCGGGGACACCTGGCCAAGATCTACGCCTTGCACTGGTCCACGGACTCCAA ACTTATGGTCAGTGCCTCACAAGATGGGAAACTGATTGTGTGGGACACATACACAACTAACAAG GTTCATGCCATCCCCTTGCGTTCCTCCTGGGTCATGACCTGTGCCTATGCCCCCTCTGGCAATTTTGTGGCCTGTGGAGGCCTTGACAACATGTGCTCCATCTACAGCCTCAAGTCTCGTGAAGGCAACGTCAAAGTGAGCAGGGAGCTCTCAGCCCATACAG GATACCTCTCCTGCTGCCGATTTCTTGATGACAACAATATTGTGACTAGCTCTGGAGATACCACATG CGCGCTCTGGGACATCGAGACGGGGCAGCAGAAGACTGTGTTCATTGGTCACACTGGAGACTGCATGAGCTTGGCCGTCTCCCCTGACTTCAAACTCTTCGTGTCTGGGGCTTGTGATGCTACTGCCAAACTGTGGGATGTGCGGGAGGGCTCCTGCCGTCAGACCTTCTCAGGGCACGAGTCCGACATCAACGCCATCTCC TTCTTCCCTAACGGCGAAGCCATCTGCACCGGCTCCGACGACGCCACCTGCCGCCTCTTCGACCTGCGGGCGGACCAGGAGCTCATCATGTACTCCCACGAGACCATCATCTGCGGAATCACCTCCATCGCCCTCTCCCGCAGCGGGCGGCTCTTGTTCGCTGGGTATGACGACTTCAACTGCAACATCTGGGACTCCCTGAAAGCAGAGCGTGTGG GAATCCTTTCTGGCCACGACAACAGAGTGAGCTGCCTGGGGGTGACGGCGGATGGCATGGCTGTTGCCACTGGCTCCTGGGACAGTTTCCTCAAGATTTGGAACTGA
- the CDCA3 gene encoding cell division cycle-associated protein 3 has translation MGVSGSAPATPAAPRNKHLAHVSDPRSPTAGILRTPIEVVSSPAGSPQPSPAEPLAGTGQERDPRSPTPGISRTPMRAVSSDSVDRLVKQLSEAFGTETATLEPAPQGAAGPAEEPARRGSPPAGEAAERPPSPSTARPGRPAGHGPPSVSKPIRHKPNNKFMATSGGTGRSPLSILQDDNSPSAPAPRQGKRHVLGENLGEKKEVDPSRSLKSGNCTWSDLNKENQQCPFVEN, from the exons atggGGGTCTCCGGCAGCGCCCCCGCCACCCCGGCCGCGCCCCGCAACAAGCACCTGGCGCACGTCAGCGACCCCCGCTCCCCCACCGCCGGCATCCTGCGCACTCCCATAGAG GTGGTGAGCTCCCCGGCGGGCAGTCCGCAGCCCAGCCCCGCCGAGCCGCTGGCGGGCACCGGCCAGGAGCGGGACCCACGGTCACCCACGCCCGGTATTTCCCGCACGCCCATGAGAGCCGTGTCGAGTG ACAGCGTGGACCGCCTGGTGAAGCAGCTCAGCGAGGCCTTCGGGACCGAGACCGCGACCCTGGAGCCGGCGCCTCAGGGAGCGGCCGGCCCCGCGGAGGAGCCGGCCCGGCGGGGCTCCCCGCCCGCGGGAGAAGCGGCGGAGAGGCCGCCCTCTCCCagcacggcccggcccggccgccctGCCGGGCACGGCCCCCCCTCGG TGAGCAAGCCCATAAGACACAAGCCCAACAACAAATTCATGGCAACATCTGGAGGAACTGGCCGCTCTCCCCTCAGCATTCTACAAGATGATAattctcccagtgctcctgcccCTCGCCAG GGCAAGAGGCACGTTTTGGGGGAGAACCTTGGGGAGAAGAAAGAAGTGGATCCGAGCAGGAGCCTTAAATCTGGGAACTGTACTTGGAGTGACTTGAACAAAGAGAACCAACAGTGTCCTTTTGTGGAGAACTAG